The following proteins come from a genomic window of Microtus ochrogaster isolate Prairie Vole_2 unplaced genomic scaffold, MicOch1.0 UNK1, whole genome shotgun sequence:
- the Tpra1 gene encoding transmembrane protein adipocyte-associated 1 isoform X2, which translates to MASLQEANGSTAWPPPAASNISEPHQCLLLLYEDIGSSRVRYWDLLLLIPNVLFFIFLLWKLPLARAKIRVTSSPIFITFYILVFVVALVGIARAVVSMTVSASDAATVADKILWEITRFFLLAIELSVVILGLAFGHLESKSSIKRVLAITTVLSLAYSVTQGTLEILYPDSHLSAEDFNIYGHGGRQFWLVYSLVVILPKTPLKERVSLPSRRSFYVYAGILATLNLLQGLGSALLCADITEGLCCVDATTFLYFSFFAPLIYVAFLRGFFGSEPKILFSYKCQVDEAEEPDMHLPQPYAVARREGMESAGPAGVSAASYSSTQFDSAGMAYLDDIASMPCHTGSINSTDSERWKAINA; encoded by the exons ATGGCCAGCCTGCAGGAGGCCAACGGAAGCACAGCGTGGCCACCGCCCGCAGCATCCAATATCAGTGAGCCCCACCAGTGCCTGCTGCTGCTGTATGAGGATATCGGCTCCTCCAG GGTCCGGTACTGGGACCTCCTGCTGCTCATTCCCAATGtgctcttcttcatcttcctgctCTGGAAGCTTCCCTTAGCTCGGGCCAAGATCCGTGTCACCTCCAGCCCCATTTTTATCACCTTCTACATCTTG GTGTTTGTGGTAGCCCTGGTAGGTATTGCCAGGGCTGTGGTTTCTATGACAGTCAGTGCCTCTGATGCTGCGACAGTTGCTGACAAG ATCTTGTGGGAGATCACCCGCTTCTTCCTCCTAGCCATTGAGCTGAGCGTGGTCATCCTGGGTCTTGCCTTTG GTCACCTAGAGAGCAAGTCCAGCATCAAGCGGGTACTGGCTATCACCACAGTACTGTCTCTGGCCTACTCGGTCACCCAG GGAACTCTGGAGATCCTGTACCCTGACTCCCATCTTTCGGCTGAGGATTTCAACATCTATGGCCACGGTGGCCGCCAGTTCTGGCTG GTCTACTCACTGGTGGTAATTCTCCCCAAGACCCCACTGAAGGAGCGTGTATCCCTGCCCT CACGGAGGAGTTTCTACGTGTATGCAGGCATCCTGGCCACACTCAACTTGCTGCAGGGCTTGGGAAGTGCTCTGCTGTGCGCTGACATCACTGAAGGGCTCTG CTGTGTGGACGCTACTACCTTCCTGTACTTCAGCTTCTTTGCACCGCTCATCTATGTGGCCTTCCTCCGTGGCTTCTTTGG CTCAGAGCCCAAGATCCTTTTCTCCTACAAATGCCAAGTGGATGAGGCTGAAGAGCCAGACATGCACCTGCCACAACCCTATGCAGTGGCCCGGCGCGAGGGCATGGAGTCTGCGGGGCCTGCGGGAGTCTCAGCAGCCAGCTACTCCAGCACACAGTTTGACTCCGCTGGGATGGCTTACTTAGATGACATTGCTTCCATGCCCTGCCACACAGGCAGCATCAACAGCACAGACAGTGAGCGATGGAAAGCCATCAATGCCTGA
- the Tpra1 gene encoding transmembrane protein adipocyte-associated 1 isoform X1 — translation MASLQEANGSTAWPPPAASNISEPHQCLLLLYEDIGSSRVRYWDLLLLIPNVLFFIFLLWKLPLARAKIRVTSSPIFITFYILVFVVALVGIARAVVSMTVSASDAATVADKILWEITRFFLLAIELSVVILGLAFGHLESKSSIKRVLAITTVLSLAYSVTQGTLEILYPDSHLSAEDFNIYGHGGRQFWLVSSCFFFLVYSLVVILPKTPLKERVSLPSRRSFYVYAGILATLNLLQGLGSALLCADITEGLCCVDATTFLYFSFFAPLIYVAFLRGFFGSEPKILFSYKCQVDEAEEPDMHLPQPYAVARREGMESAGPAGVSAASYSSTQFDSAGMAYLDDIASMPCHTGSINSTDSERWKAINA, via the exons ATGGCCAGCCTGCAGGAGGCCAACGGAAGCACAGCGTGGCCACCGCCCGCAGCATCCAATATCAGTGAGCCCCACCAGTGCCTGCTGCTGCTGTATGAGGATATCGGCTCCTCCAG GGTCCGGTACTGGGACCTCCTGCTGCTCATTCCCAATGtgctcttcttcatcttcctgctCTGGAAGCTTCCCTTAGCTCGGGCCAAGATCCGTGTCACCTCCAGCCCCATTTTTATCACCTTCTACATCTTG GTGTTTGTGGTAGCCCTGGTAGGTATTGCCAGGGCTGTGGTTTCTATGACAGTCAGTGCCTCTGATGCTGCGACAGTTGCTGACAAG ATCTTGTGGGAGATCACCCGCTTCTTCCTCCTAGCCATTGAGCTGAGCGTGGTCATCCTGGGTCTTGCCTTTG GTCACCTAGAGAGCAAGTCCAGCATCAAGCGGGTACTGGCTATCACCACAGTACTGTCTCTGGCCTACTCGGTCACCCAG GGAACTCTGGAGATCCTGTACCCTGACTCCCATCTTTCGGCTGAGGATTTCAACATCTATGGCCACGGTGGCCGCCAGTTCTGGCTGGTCAgctcttgcttcttcttcctg GTCTACTCACTGGTGGTAATTCTCCCCAAGACCCCACTGAAGGAGCGTGTATCCCTGCCCT CACGGAGGAGTTTCTACGTGTATGCAGGCATCCTGGCCACACTCAACTTGCTGCAGGGCTTGGGAAGTGCTCTGCTGTGCGCTGACATCACTGAAGGGCTCTG CTGTGTGGACGCTACTACCTTCCTGTACTTCAGCTTCTTTGCACCGCTCATCTATGTGGCCTTCCTCCGTGGCTTCTTTGG CTCAGAGCCCAAGATCCTTTTCTCCTACAAATGCCAAGTGGATGAGGCTGAAGAGCCAGACATGCACCTGCCACAACCCTATGCAGTGGCCCGGCGCGAGGGCATGGAGTCTGCGGGGCCTGCGGGAGTCTCAGCAGCCAGCTACTCCAGCACACAGTTTGACTCCGCTGGGATGGCTTACTTAGATGACATTGCTTCCATGCCCTGCCACACAGGCAGCATCAACAGCACAGACAGTGAGCGATGGAAAGCCATCAATGCCTGA